The Virgibacillus dokdonensis genome includes a window with the following:
- a CDS encoding glycosyltransferase, whose product MHGKNIVFVLNEYNGTGGAQRVASILAKDFVQDGHNVSVLSINEQVDKPNYFHKEIPIKVLHPSGYRATKPLRISSNLKALKFRKVKNELKRRYLLEKKRKEVVEFFNKYGTELVYVIVIQVYGMQWLEPLIYKSNVKMIGQSHESYEASKDSARFKRVLKYYRQIDKFLLLTNKDKLKFDKHGFINTGYIYNPSTFSQKTDPKKLFENRTIASSGRLVEGKGFDILIEAFARIADEIPQWKLNIYGDGPAKEDLLVLIEALGLKNRVFLKGEVNDMKSALTSSSIFVLTSRAEGLPMSLIEAQSCGLPCISTDCAPGIKEIIKEYESGYLSPIDDVHVISRHINRLVSNKDCYISFSEQAYKHSAIFEVSNIKQKWYQIFEEVGGLKDDASSKTV is encoded by the coding sequence ATGCATGGCAAAAATATTGTATTTGTCTTAAATGAATATAATGGAACTGGTGGTGCTCAAAGAGTTGCATCAATCTTAGCCAAAGACTTTGTTCAAGATGGACATAACGTTTCTGTACTGAGTATTAATGAGCAAGTTGATAAGCCAAACTATTTCCATAAAGAGATACCAATTAAGGTTCTTCACCCAAGCGGGTACCGCGCTACCAAACCCTTGCGAATATCTTCTAATTTAAAAGCGTTAAAATTTAGAAAAGTAAAAAACGAATTGAAACGTCGCTATTTACTAGAGAAAAAGAGGAAAGAAGTAGTAGAGTTTTTTAACAAATATGGTACTGAGCTTGTATATGTAATAGTTATACAGGTTTATGGTATGCAGTGGTTAGAGCCCTTAATATATAAGAGTAATGTTAAAATGATTGGGCAAAGTCATGAAAGTTATGAAGCTTCAAAAGATTCAGCGAGGTTTAAAAGAGTGCTTAAATATTATAGACAGATAGATAAATTTTTATTACTAACTAATAAAGATAAACTTAAATTTGATAAGCATGGTTTTATTAATACAGGTTATATATATAACCCTTCAACCTTTTCACAAAAAACAGACCCTAAAAAATTATTTGAAAATCGAACCATTGCCTCTTCTGGAAGGTTAGTTGAAGGGAAGGGATTTGACATTTTAATTGAAGCTTTTGCTAGAATAGCCGATGAAATACCACAATGGAAGTTAAATATATATGGGGATGGTCCCGCTAAAGAAGACTTGTTGGTTCTTATAGAGGCTTTAGGATTAAAGAATCGCGTTTTTTTAAAAGGAGAAGTTAACGATATGAAGTCAGCACTTACTTCATCGAGTATATTTGTATTAACTTCTAGGGCTGAAGGTTTGCCAATGTCATTAATTGAAGCTCAATCTTGCGGCCTTCCTTGCATTTCTACAGATTGCGCACCTGGTATTAAAGAAATTATTAAGGAATATGAAAGTGGCTATCTTAGTCCAATTGATGATGTGCATGTAATCTCAAGGCATATTAACCGTCTAGTATCTAATAAAGATTGTTATATTTCATTCTCTGAACAAGCTTATAAACACAGTGCCATATTTGAAGTGTCGAATATTAAGCAAAAATGGTATCAAATATTTGAAGAAGTAGGAGGACTGAAAGATGATGCATCAAGTAAGACAGTCTAG
- a CDS encoding bifunctional glycosyltransferase/CDP-glycerol:glycerophosphate glycerophosphotransferase: MMHQVRQSRLSVVVIAYNNELYIREALESLLEQTYDNLEIVVVNDASTDSTGDIIDDFVKGRPNFKAIHLEENSGGCSTPRNTGINNSTGEYIMFLDGDDWYTNDACEKMVVALNKSHSDFVAGQVIRTNNYEIWYHNQIYSKERININVREFPMLLFDSLSVNKIYKRSFLDRHSLRFPEGIHYEDIVFTGKAYFLADSVSVIPEPIYYWRVVEDANVKSITNQRSDYQNFENRINAHRQLDDFIKKNNYTLYQPHKNNKFLRHDLKLYTNDYKYFDEEYKNKFNDLVYKYLNDVMDEYSFIYLPEPERIMYYLLYIGDREGFEDFIRYKDGLETTMKRVYSIGKQYYFHQAKYTSNEEHEKFLKLKKPELQYELKDIVLKDHIFSFTAKVNLFSIEKSSTNYLWRLKNKHTGEIIYAENNNKEKVSFNISEVHPGNYYLTLLIKHMGVVHKKLVKLSEVKGSSNLQVNNGKLIKRVYVNYKNSLAIKVIPQKRFNKIKWFFKNRKPISQKEKRSLLSVKLRKVIYKIIENLPVNRKWIVFESHMGKQYSDSPKYIYAHLYDKNKKYKYIWSFENPNSINIPGPAVKVKRNSLKHYYYLNRAKFWVDNQGLVHLAKKKNNQVYLQTWHGTPLKRMGFDQKTSISKIGINRLELQKNAWDYFISQNPYSTKIFKKAFRYSGEILETGYPRNDILLNYSSDLVVEIKQNIRVSNSAKLILYAPTFRDWDKDGFQKMYNDILRISSNIDSQTVLLLRLHYLLSEQMANITLPHNVIDVSKYQDVQELYIVTDILITDYSSVMFDYSILKRPIIFYCYDLEEYTARRGLYFNLHDNAPGPLCFTIEDVLNFILSPNYLDSYKGRLEQFNQEFAMHEDGNATIKVVEKVFN; the protein is encoded by the coding sequence ATGATGCATCAAGTAAGACAGTCTAGGCTTTCAGTCGTTGTTATAGCATATAATAATGAACTTTATATTAGAGAAGCTTTAGAATCGTTGCTAGAGCAAACTTATGATAACTTAGAGATAGTTGTAGTAAATGATGCTTCTACAGATTCCACTGGAGATATAATTGATGATTTTGTTAAGGGTAGACCAAATTTTAAAGCCATACATTTAGAGGAAAACAGTGGAGGATGTAGTACTCCTAGAAATACAGGAATAAACAATTCAACAGGTGAATATATTATGTTCTTAGATGGGGATGATTGGTATACTAATGACGCTTGTGAAAAGATGGTTGTAGCATTAAATAAATCCCACTCTGACTTTGTGGCTGGTCAGGTAATAAGAACAAATAATTATGAGATATGGTATCACAATCAAATCTATTCAAAAGAACGAATCAATATTAATGTTAGAGAGTTTCCAATGTTACTTTTTGACAGTTTGTCTGTTAATAAGATATATAAAAGATCTTTTTTAGATAGACATAGTCTCCGTTTTCCCGAAGGTATACACTACGAAGATATAGTTTTTACTGGGAAAGCTTATTTTTTAGCAGATTCTGTTAGTGTTATACCAGAGCCTATCTACTATTGGAGGGTGGTAGAAGACGCCAATGTTAAATCGATCACAAATCAAAGAAGTGATTATCAAAATTTTGAAAATCGAATTAACGCTCATAGACAATTAGATGATTTTATAAAAAAAAATAATTATACTTTGTATCAACCACATAAAAATAATAAATTCCTTCGTCATGACTTGAAGTTGTATACAAATGATTATAAGTATTTTGATGAGGAATACAAAAATAAATTTAATGATTTAGTATATAAATATCTAAATGATGTAATGGATGAATATTCATTTATTTATTTACCGGAACCTGAAAGAATTATGTATTATTTGCTGTATATTGGTGATAGAGAAGGCTTTGAAGATTTTATCAGGTATAAAGATGGACTTGAAACGACTATGAAACGTGTTTATAGTATCGGAAAACAATACTATTTTCATCAGGCTAAGTATACTTCTAATGAAGAGCATGAGAAATTTCTTAAATTAAAGAAACCTGAATTACAATATGAACTTAAGGACATTGTACTAAAAGATCACATATTCTCCTTTACAGCGAAAGTCAATTTATTTTCTATTGAAAAATCAAGTACTAATTATTTGTGGAGATTAAAGAACAAACATACAGGGGAAATCATTTATGCAGAAAACAATAACAAAGAAAAAGTATCGTTTAATATTTCAGAAGTACATCCAGGTAACTATTATTTAACTTTACTTATAAAGCACATGGGGGTTGTCCATAAAAAGTTAGTGAAGTTATCTGAAGTAAAAGGCTCAAGCAATTTGCAAGTTAATAATGGCAAATTAATTAAAAGAGTATATGTAAATTATAAGAATTCGTTAGCCATTAAAGTAATTCCGCAAAAAAGGTTTAACAAAATAAAATGGTTTTTCAAAAACAGAAAACCAATTTCGCAAAAAGAGAAACGAAGTCTACTTTCAGTTAAACTGAGGAAGGTTATTTATAAAATTATCGAAAATCTTCCAGTTAATAGAAAATGGATTGTTTTTGAGAGTCATATGGGGAAACAGTATAGTGATAGTCCTAAATACATCTATGCTCATCTTTATGACAAAAATAAAAAATATAAATATATATGGTCATTTGAAAACCCAAATTCAATAAATATCCCCGGGCCAGCTGTAAAAGTTAAAAGAAACAGCTTGAAGCATTATTATTATTTAAACCGTGCTAAGTTTTGGGTAGATAATCAGGGCCTGGTACATCTTGCCAAGAAAAAAAATAATCAAGTCTATTTACAAACTTGGCATGGAACCCCATTAAAAAGGATGGGTTTTGACCAAAAAACTTCTATTTCAAAAATAGGTATTAATAGGCTTGAATTACAGAAGAATGCATGGGATTATTTTATATCTCAAAACCCTTATAGTACAAAAATATTTAAAAAAGCTTTTAGATATAGTGGAGAAATTCTTGAAACTGGTTACCCAAGAAACGATATTTTATTAAATTACTCGTCCGATTTGGTAGTGGAAATTAAACAAAATATAAGGGTTTCGAATAGCGCTAAATTAATTTTATATGCTCCTACATTTAGAGACTGGGATAAAGATGGCTTTCAAAAAATGTATAATGATATACTTAGAATAAGTAGTAATATTGACTCCCAAACAGTATTATTATTGCGTTTACATTATTTATTATCAGAACAGATGGCAAACATAACTCTTCCACATAATGTAATAGATGTTTCTAAGTATCAAGATGTACAAGAATTATATATTGTTACCGATATTTTGATAACAGATTATTCTTCAGTTATGTTTGATTACTCTATCTTGAAAAGACCAATTATATTTTACTGTTATGATTTAGAAGAATATACAGCAAGGCGTGGATTGTATTTTAATTTACATGATAATGCTCCAGGACCATTATGTTTTACTATAGAGGATGTACTGAATTTCATCTTATCTCCGAACTATCTTGATAGTTATAAGGGGAGATTAGAACAGTTTAATCAGGAATTTGCAATGCACGAAGATGGTAACGCCACTATTAAAGTGGTTGAGAAAGTTTTTAATTAA
- a CDS encoding ABC transporter permease, whose translation MFEIYKEMWNRRKMIHELSLQEIKREFAGTLLGFLWGLVNPLMRISVFWFVFSIGARASIPIREGVSYMAWLAIGMTAWFLINDGFRYSQKSYRSKRSIIKNTPFPIAILPTMMVVFSYYKHITLLLVIIVISIISLDTISWWWLQIIYYDFAAIILLIGIGSVTAPLVAVSKDFGRFLDTVLVFLFWMTPIFWTPDNLGGVIETLVKLNPFHYIVQGYRDSFLFGVGFWEYPLYSLYFWLFVIVLFVIGNYLYKRLKQVFLDTL comes from the coding sequence ATGTTTGAAATATATAAGGAAATGTGGAATCGACGTAAAATGATTCACGAGCTTTCCTTACAAGAAATAAAAAGAGAGTTTGCAGGAACACTTTTGGGCTTTTTGTGGGGATTGGTTAACCCTTTAATGAGGATTTCTGTTTTTTGGTTTGTTTTTTCAATAGGAGCTAGAGCTAGTATACCAATTAGAGAAGGCGTTTCTTATATGGCTTGGCTGGCTATAGGGATGACTGCATGGTTTTTAATTAATGATGGATTTAGATATTCTCAAAAATCTTATCGTAGTAAACGAAGTATTATAAAAAACACTCCATTTCCTATTGCCATATTGCCTACCATGATGGTCGTTTTCTCATACTATAAGCATATTACTTTGTTGTTAGTGATTATTGTAATTTCTATCATATCACTTGACACTATATCTTGGTGGTGGTTGCAAATAATTTACTATGATTTTGCTGCTATCATATTATTAATAGGAATTGGATCTGTTACGGCACCGTTAGTGGCGGTCAGCAAAGACTTCGGAAGGTTTTTGGATACTGTTTTAGTTTTTTTGTTTTGGATGACTCCGATTTTTTGGACTCCAGATAACTTAGGAGGTGTAATAGAAACTCTGGTTAAGCTGAATCCATTTCACTATATTGTTCAGGGATATAGAGATTCTTTTTTGTTTGGCGTGGGCTTTTGGGAATACCCTTTATATTCACTATATTTTTGGTTGTTTGTAATTGTTTTGTTTGTAATAGGAAACTATTTGTATAAGAGGCTAAAACAAGTTTTCCTAGACACTTTATGA
- the tnpA gene encoding IS200/IS605 family transposase — MEGYRKNSHAVYDIKYHVIWVTKYRYKVLGGHIAVIVRDLIRQGCEARGITILQGSIGKDHIHLLLSCPPSIAPSKILQYLKGRSSRILQDEFPELRKKYWGQHLRARGYFCATVGTVTEEIIRNDIANQFNEGKDEIFRIEE; from the coding sequence ATGGAAGGATATAGAAAAAATAGTCATGCTGTGTATGATATCAAATATCATGTCATATGGGTGACAAAGTATAGATATAAGGTTTTGGGCGGGCACATAGCGGTCATAGTGCGTGATTTGATAAGACAAGGTTGTGAAGCCAGAGGAATTACCATATTGCAAGGAAGTATTGGGAAAGATCACATTCATTTATTATTATCTTGTCCTCCAAGTATTGCTCCAAGTAAAATATTGCAGTATCTAAAAGGAAGATCATCGAGAATATTGCAGGATGAGTTTCCAGAACTTAGAAAGAAATATTGGGGGCAGCACTTGCGGGCAAGAGGATATTTTTGTGCCACCGTAGGAACGGTAACGGAAGAAATAATAAGAAATGATATAGCAAATCAATTCAATGAAGGTAAGGACGAAATATTTAGGATAGAAGAATGA
- a CDS encoding ABC transporter ATP-binding protein, protein MESAVSVKNVTKKYMLYEDKWGPIKELFSKKKLHNEFFALKDFSLDFPVGETIGVLGKNGSGKSTLLKIITGIAEPTNGCVNVKGSLVFLDVSSGIDSELSGYDNIFMKGVLLGYSRREMLEKVEDIIEFSELGEFIYQPVKNYSSGMKSKLGFAISVNVDPDILIVDEALAVGDELFRKKCMNKMNEFKFQGKTIIFVSHDKNAVESFCNEAAWIEKGQLIMYGDAKYVSNMYKEFMSGNKTIDEIRCENKLIHSLEKCTLELINRSTVLNFSGTIAENGKSETKGLEFVIKNVRTGETISKTIDIRLKEENEKKSPFAVKFSERDYPFFFKPDVFSIGLRYKDVIDEQVTEVPFWAKDIQINTSNGRNGSFLYEVELLSNNTVQLIISNRDKLEQQIENIGFKDNLIKIQGVAFVKGFETATKDDVNIRVFLYNLRTFKILELSVLLFETDELINNKIINSDGKTYKIVKFITIVDINDLEVGKYEMRISYKYNKEPFLEAFDLVWASKRENYPSTPYYYNNSSISLEFQNKRLKLTKAGCD, encoded by the coding sequence ATGGAAAGTGCTGTTTCTGTTAAAAACGTAACTAAAAAATATATGTTGTATGAGGATAAATGGGGGCCAATTAAAGAGCTGTTTTCAAAAAAAAAATTACACAATGAATTCTTTGCTTTAAAGGATTTCTCTCTAGACTTTCCTGTGGGTGAGACAATAGGTGTTCTGGGTAAAAATGGGTCTGGCAAATCTACTTTATTGAAAATAATTACTGGCATTGCTGAACCAACAAATGGGTGTGTAAATGTAAAAGGAAGTCTTGTTTTTTTGGATGTAAGTTCTGGCATTGATTCTGAGCTAAGTGGATACGATAATATCTTTATGAAAGGAGTTCTTTTAGGATATTCTAGAAGAGAAATGTTAGAAAAAGTTGAGGATATTATTGAATTTTCAGAGCTAGGTGAATTTATTTATCAGCCAGTTAAAAATTATTCTTCTGGTATGAAATCAAAGCTTGGCTTTGCAATATCAGTGAATGTTGATCCTGATATATTAATTGTTGACGAAGCACTTGCAGTTGGTGACGAGTTATTTCGAAAAAAATGTATGAATAAAATGAATGAATTTAAATTTCAAGGAAAAACAATTATATTTGTTAGTCATGATAAAAATGCGGTAGAATCTTTCTGTAACGAAGCAGCTTGGATAGAAAAAGGTCAATTAATAATGTACGGGGACGCTAAATACGTATCGAATATGTATAAAGAATTTATGAGTGGGAATAAAACTATTGATGAAATACGATGTGAAAACAAGCTTATTCATTCCCTTGAAAAGTGTACCTTAGAGTTAATTAATAGAAGCACAGTATTAAATTTTTCAGGTACTATAGCAGAAAATGGAAAATCTGAAACAAAAGGTTTGGAATTTGTTATCAAAAATGTTCGGACTGGTGAAACAATTTCTAAGACCATAGATATAAGGCTTAAAGAAGAAAATGAAAAAAAGTCTCCTTTTGCTGTGAAATTTTCAGAGAGAGATTATCCGTTTTTTTTTAAGCCAGATGTTTTTTCAATAGGCCTAAGGTATAAAGACGTTATAGATGAACAAGTAACGGAAGTACCATTTTGGGCAAAGGATATACAGATTAATACAAGTAACGGTAGGAATGGATCATTTTTATATGAAGTTGAACTATTAAGCAATAATACAGTCCAATTGATTATTTCTAACCGAGATAAATTAGAGCAACAAATAGAAAATATCGGATTTAAAGATAATTTAATCAAAATTCAAGGTGTGGCTTTTGTTAAAGGTTTTGAGACAGCTACAAAAGATGATGTAAATATAAGGGTATTTCTTTATAATCTTAGAACTTTTAAAATACTTGAACTATCTGTACTTTTATTTGAAACTGATGAGTTAATTAATAATAAAATTATCAATTCAGATGGTAAAACATATAAAATTGTTAAATTTATAACGATAGTTGATATTAATGACCTCGAAGTGGGAAAATATGAAATGAGAATTTCCTATAAGTATAATAAAGAGCCTTTCTTGGAAGCCTTTGATTTAGTTTGGGCCTCAAAGAGGGAAAATTACCCTTCAACTCCATACTATTACAATAATAGTAGTATTAGCTTGGAATTTCAGAATAAACGTTTGAAACTTACTAAAGCTGGTTGCGATTAA
- a CDS encoding glycosyltransferase family 2 protein: protein MRGKVSVIIPVYNTSEFIADCLESVINQEYQNFEVIVINDGSTDNSEEIIKKYVENDERFRFYSQTNCGLGFTRNKGISLSRGDYLFFLDADDIIPKQALSKLVDKLKRNDADYSVGKVVRFNKVRKYIPVRHIEFNLYNDNQVTNIWESTELLQDSIACNKLWRTSFVLKNNLFFKENSLYEDLSFTTKAAVLANKIAVVKNIVYYWRVRDNEENPSITQQQMSLNNTANRLNVLLENRNWLITSNVKKEIVEQHDLKILLDVIRLHVLKYCLVDESEKKEWSLKIKNILMKIPTSIACKLPNKERTIYDMFVSENFTDLLLFSETLLNKEKSRNVIQLKNKFILKGETEYNVTKFLKPLISVEKVKKRAIGLRWEIFGKVYIPKASYKTEGEVYVINRKSKERICLGTITLNDVISKNLVYPYERFSFNMVLDLNFIKKMEVDSVLDFYFCLKNYPDSPSSRIKIETNPEKNNSHRKVYLYKTRYGNLSVKKKNLF, encoded by the coding sequence ATGAGAGGTAAAGTGTCAGTAATTATCCCTGTGTATAACACTTCGGAGTTTATTGCAGACTGCCTTGAATCAGTAATAAATCAAGAATATCAAAACTTTGAAGTTATTGTTATAAATGATGGCTCTACAGATAACAGTGAAGAAATTATAAAAAAATATGTTGAGAACGATGAACGCTTTCGTTTTTATTCTCAAACAAATTGTGGTTTAGGATTTACAAGAAATAAAGGTATATCTCTAAGTCGTGGAGATTATTTATTTTTTTTAGATGCTGATGATATAATTCCTAAGCAAGCTTTAAGTAAACTTGTTGATAAACTAAAGAGGAACGATGCAGACTATTCAGTTGGAAAAGTAGTTCGGTTTAATAAAGTTAGAAAATATATACCAGTTAGACATATTGAATTTAATTTATATAATGATAATCAAGTTACTAATATTTGGGAGAGTACAGAATTATTGCAAGATAGTATTGCATGCAATAAATTGTGGAGAACAAGCTTTGTGTTAAAAAATAATTTATTCTTTAAAGAAAATAGTTTGTATGAAGATTTATCTTTTACTACGAAAGCTGCAGTTTTAGCGAATAAAATAGCAGTTGTTAAGAATATTGTTTATTATTGGCGAGTAAGAGATAATGAAGAGAACCCTTCAATTACACAACAACAGATGAGTTTAAATAATACAGCAAATAGATTAAATGTTTTATTAGAAAATAGAAATTGGCTCATTACTTCAAATGTAAAAAAAGAGATTGTGGAGCAACATGATCTAAAAATTTTATTAGATGTAATTAGATTACACGTATTAAAATATTGCCTGGTAGACGAGTCAGAAAAAAAGGAGTGGTCTTTGAAAATTAAAAATATATTGATGAAGATACCTACATCAATAGCCTGCAAATTACCAAATAAAGAACGAACTATATATGATATGTTTGTATCAGAAAACTTCACAGATTTATTGTTGTTTTCAGAGACGTTACTGAATAAAGAAAAAAGTAGGAATGTTATTCAATTAAAAAATAAATTTATTCTTAAAGGGGAAACAGAATACAATGTAACTAAATTCCTCAAACCGTTAATTAGTGTAGAAAAAGTAAAAAAAAGGGCTATAGGATTAAGGTGGGAAATATTTGGAAAAGTTTATATTCCAAAAGCTTCATATAAAACTGAGGGAGAAGTATATGTTATAAATAGAAAAAGTAAGGAGCGTATTTGTCTTGGTACAATCACCTTGAATGATGTAATTAGCAAAAATCTTGTGTATCCTTATGAGCGTTTTTCTTTTAATATGGTGTTGGATCTAAATTTTATAAAAAAGATGGAAGTAGATTCAGTTTTGGATTTCTATTTTTGCTTGAAAAATTATCCAGATTCCCCTTCATCAAGAATTAAAATTGAGACAAATCCAGAAAAGAATAATAGTCACAGAAAAGTGTATTTATATAAAACTAGGTATGGCAACTTGAGCGTTAAAAAGAAGAATTTATTCTAA